DNA sequence from the Azospirillum thiophilum genome:
TCCTGGCGATGAACGCGCCGGAGAAGCGGCGCGGCTGGTATGCCATGATCCCGCAGCTGGGTGCGCCCATCGGTCTGATCGTGGCGAGCGGCTTGTTCGCCTATTTCGTCAACAGCCTGTCGGCGGAGGATTTCTTCGCCTGGGGCTGGCGCTATCCCTTCTTCGTGGCCTTCGCCATCAATGTGGTGGCGCTGTTCGCCCGCCTGCGGCTGGTGCAGACTCCGGAATTCGAGCGACTGTTCCAGAACCGCGAACTGCAGCCCGCCCCGGTGGTCGAGACGCTGCAGATGGAAGGCCGGCGGGTGGTGATCGGTGCCTTCGCGCCGCTGGCGAGCTTTGCCCTGTTCCACATGGTCACCGTGTTCCCGCTGTCCTGGATTTTCCTGTTCGCGCGGGAGGAGACCGGGGTCTTCCTGCTGATCGAGGTGATCGCCGCCGTGTTCGGCACGCTCGCCATCGTCGCCTCCGGCTTCATCGCCGACCGGGTCGGGCGGCGGACGCTGCTGGGCGGCTGCGCCGCCGCCATCGCGGTGTTCAGCGGCTTCGCCCCGCTGCTGCTCGACGGCGGCAAGGTGGGCGAGTTGGTCTTCATGGTGCTGGGCTTCGTGATCCTGGGCCTGTCCTTCGGCCAGTCGTCGGGATCGGTGGCGTCCG
Encoded proteins:
- a CDS encoding MFS transporter is translated as MMTSSIAAVERDARLVNARHHGINPGEIAIGVIIGRTSEFFDFFVYAIASVIVFPKLVFPYVDPLTGTLWSFAIFALAFVARPIGTFIFMAIDRNYGRSAKLTIALFLLGGSTVSLAFLPSYEAIGVASAWLLALSRIGQGVALGGTWDGLASLLAMNAPEKRRGWYAMIPQLGAPIGLIVASGLFAYFVNSLSAEDFFAWGWRYPFFVAFAINVVALFARLRLVQTPEFERLFQNRELQPAPVVETLQMEGRRVVIGAFAPLASFALFHMVTVFPLSWIFLFAREETGVFLLIEVIAAVFGTLAIVASGFIADRVGRRTLLGGCAAAIAVFSGFAPLLLDGGKVGELVFMVLGFVILGLSFGQSSGSVASGFSQQYRYTGSAMTSDLAWLFGAGFAPFVALFLSSQFGLIASGLYLLSGAVCTLVALRVNKTLSS